The Georgenia sp. TF02-10 genome window below encodes:
- the otsB gene encoding trehalose-phosphatase: MTPADDAARPAHDPAAPAAHDPAALGADDAAPVADPGVPGPGVDAPLFTAHLQETLDAALRAFAAVPAVLVALDFDGVLAPIVLDPTTSRVTPASAQALAALAEAPGVSLAVVSGREAEELVALAEVPVGTRVVGSHGAQLGTVSTAPTGGRTLAADPVRLTPAQAELRAQLLRETEALAAQVPGAWVQAKPTAVVLHTRPAAPDDGARLTEAVLAGPAARPEVRTIVGKEVVEMAVLDVTKGDALVQLRDAARAGAVLYAGDDTTDEDAFAVLGPDDVGVKVGDGDTAAGYRVTDPDEVSLLLLRLVELRAEEGPRGRGGNPAEDAASR, from the coding sequence ATGACCCCGGCCGACGACGCCGCCCGCCCCGCGCACGACCCCGCCGCACCCGCCGCCCACGACCCCGCCGCCCTCGGCGCCGACGACGCCGCCCCCGTCGCCGACCCCGGCGTCCCGGGCCCCGGCGTGGACGCGCCGCTGTTCACCGCCCACCTGCAGGAGACCCTGGACGCCGCCCTGCGCGCCTTCGCCGCGGTCCCGGCGGTGCTCGTCGCCCTGGACTTCGACGGCGTGCTCGCCCCGATCGTCCTCGACCCCACCACCTCCCGGGTCACCCCCGCCTCCGCCCAGGCCCTCGCCGCGCTCGCCGAGGCGCCCGGCGTCAGCCTCGCCGTCGTCTCCGGCCGGGAGGCGGAGGAGCTCGTCGCGCTGGCCGAGGTGCCGGTGGGCACCCGCGTGGTGGGCAGCCACGGCGCGCAGCTCGGCACGGTCAGCACGGCCCCGACCGGGGGCCGCACCCTCGCCGCCGACCCCGTCCGCCTCACGCCCGCCCAGGCCGAGCTGCGCGCGCAGCTGCTGCGCGAGACCGAGGCCCTCGCCGCGCAGGTCCCGGGCGCCTGGGTCCAGGCCAAGCCGACCGCCGTCGTCCTGCACACCCGGCCCGCGGCCCCCGACGACGGCGCCCGGCTGACAGAGGCGGTCCTCGCCGGCCCGGCTGCCCGCCCCGAGGTACGCACCATCGTCGGCAAGGAGGTGGTGGAGATGGCCGTGCTGGACGTGACCAAGGGCGACGCGCTGGTCCAGCTCCGCGACGCCGCCCGCGCCGGCGCCGTCCTCTACGCGGGCGACGACACCACCGACGAGGACGCCTTCGCCGTCCTCGGGCCCGATGACGTGGGGGTGAAGGTCGGCGACGGCGACACCGCGGCCGGCTACCGGGTCACCGACCCGGACGAGGTGTCCCTCCTGCTCCTGCGCCTGGTGGAGCTGCGGGCGGAGGAGGGGCCGCGCGGCCGGGGAGGGAACCCGGCAGAGGACGCCGCGAGCCGCTGA
- a CDS encoding trehalose-6-phosphate synthase — MPAGDHEVVVVANRLPVDITVNPDGSLDWERSPGGLVSALAPIMQNDDGAWIGWSGKPDFAHEPFDAEGMRLWPVPLSEREVADYYEGFSNATLWPLYHDVIVPPTYHRAWWNTYVSVNRRFAAAAAEAVAPGGTVWVHDYQLQLVPAVLRLLRPDVRIGFFNHIPFPPVEIFAQLPWRRQVVDGLLGADLVGFQRPGDAANFLRAVRRLTDLQVRGPQVTMPGRWSRPDRTIRAQAFPISIDSAQFDALARTPAVLARAKEVRRELGSPDVLLLGVDRLDYTKGIRHRLKTFGELLEDGQLRVPEACMVQVASPSRERVEQYRQLREEVEVTVGRINGEFGTLGRAAVHYMHHSYPPEEMAALYRAADVMLVTSLRDGMNLVAKEYVAARSDLGGALVLSEFTGAADELGQALLINPHDIDGTKATIMRAIGMDARERRRRMRALRRRVLEHDVQRWADDFLGYLAMSVPTTVEA, encoded by the coding sequence ATGCCCGCCGGAGACCACGAGGTCGTCGTCGTCGCCAACCGCCTGCCCGTCGACATCACCGTGAACCCGGACGGGTCGCTGGACTGGGAGCGCTCCCCCGGCGGGCTGGTGAGCGCGCTCGCCCCGATCATGCAGAACGACGACGGCGCCTGGATCGGCTGGTCCGGCAAGCCCGACTTCGCCCACGAGCCCTTCGACGCCGAGGGCATGCGGCTGTGGCCGGTGCCGCTGAGCGAGCGGGAGGTCGCCGACTACTACGAGGGCTTCTCCAACGCCACCCTGTGGCCGCTGTACCACGACGTCATCGTCCCGCCGACGTACCACCGGGCCTGGTGGAACACCTACGTCTCGGTCAACCGCCGCTTCGCCGCCGCGGCGGCGGAGGCGGTCGCCCCGGGCGGGACCGTGTGGGTGCACGACTACCAGCTCCAGCTCGTCCCGGCCGTGCTCCGGCTGCTGCGCCCGGACGTGCGGATCGGGTTCTTCAACCACATCCCCTTCCCGCCGGTGGAGATCTTCGCCCAGCTGCCCTGGCGCCGGCAGGTCGTCGACGGCCTGCTGGGCGCGGACCTCGTCGGGTTCCAGCGGCCGGGCGACGCCGCCAACTTCCTGCGCGCCGTCCGCCGCCTGACCGACCTGCAGGTCCGCGGCCCCCAGGTGACGATGCCCGGCCGGTGGTCCCGGCCCGACCGCACCATCCGCGCCCAGGCGTTCCCCATCTCCATCGACTCCGCCCAGTTCGACGCCCTCGCCCGCACCCCGGCGGTGCTCGCCCGCGCCAAGGAGGTCCGCCGCGAGCTCGGCAGCCCGGACGTCCTTCTCCTCGGGGTGGACCGGCTGGACTACACCAAGGGCATCCGGCACCGGCTGAAGACCTTCGGCGAGCTCCTCGAGGACGGCCAGCTGCGGGTGCCGGAGGCCTGCATGGTCCAGGTGGCCAGCCCCTCCCGGGAGCGGGTGGAGCAGTACCGCCAGCTCCGTGAGGAGGTCGAGGTCACCGTGGGCCGCATCAACGGCGAGTTCGGCACCCTCGGCCGCGCCGCGGTCCACTACATGCACCACTCCTACCCGCCCGAGGAGATGGCCGCGCTGTACCGGGCGGCCGACGTCATGCTCGTCACCTCCCTGCGGGACGGGATGAACCTGGTCGCCAAGGAGTACGTGGCGGCCCGCTCGGACCTGGGCGGCGCCCTGGTGCTCAGCGAGTTCACCGGCGCGGCCGACGAGCTCGGCCAGGCGCTGCTCATCAACCCGCACGACATCGACGGCACCAAGGCCACCATCATGCGCGCCATCGGCATGGACGCCCGGGAGCGCCGGCGCCGGATGCGCGCGCTGCGCCGCCGGGTCCTCGAGCACGACGTCCAGCGCTGGGCCGACGACTTCCTCGGCTACCTCGCCATGTCCGTCCCGACCACCGTGGAGGCCTGA